From a single Pseudoalteromonas sp. Scap06 genomic region:
- a CDS encoding lactoylglutathione lyase family protein — MSHTYPRSFSHIGISVPDVEKAVEFYTKVMGWYTIMEPTVITEDNSPIGEMCTDVFGPNWEKFKIAHLSTGDRIGVEIFEFKDQENPKDNFEYWKTGIFHFCVQDPDVEGLADRIVAAGGKKRMPEPRYYYPGEKPYRMIYMEDPFGNILEIYSHSYELIYSAGAY, encoded by the coding sequence ATGAGTCATACATATCCACGTAGTTTTTCGCACATTGGTATTTCAGTACCGGATGTTGAAAAAGCCGTAGAGTTTTACACTAAGGTGATGGGCTGGTACACCATAATGGAGCCTACCGTGATCACTGAAGATAACAGCCCAATTGGCGAAATGTGTACCGATGTATTTGGTCCAAATTGGGAAAAATTCAAAATAGCGCATCTTTCAACAGGCGACCGTATTGGTGTCGAAATTTTCGAATTTAAAGACCAAGAAAACCCTAAAGACAACTTTGAATACTGGAAAACCGGTATCTTCCACTTCTGTGTACAAGACCCAGATGTAGAAGGGTTAGCGGATCGTATTGTTGCTGCAGGTGGTAAAAAGCGTATGCCAGAGCCACGTTACTACTACCCTGGCGAAAAGCCGTACCGCATGATCTACATGGAAGACCCGTTTGGTAACATCCTTGAGATTTACAGCCACAGTTACGAGCTTATATACAGCGCTGGTGCTTATTAA
- a CDS encoding N-acetyltransferase, whose protein sequence is MNISLEDVTSANYEEVCDLDVTKAQQDYVASNMWSLVESHYNVGHTCKAIYQNNKPVGFFMWVQETPTKVSIWRFMVDEHHQNKGIGRQALFMAIAEIKTTSKLEQIEICYNPQNPVAKDFYSSFGFEEVGLDEDEEDMLAIINIKS, encoded by the coding sequence ATGAACATTTCATTGGAAGATGTCACCTCTGCTAATTACGAAGAGGTATGCGATTTAGACGTTACCAAAGCGCAACAAGATTACGTAGCGAGTAATATGTGGTCGTTAGTTGAGTCTCATTATAATGTTGGGCATACCTGTAAAGCTATTTACCAAAATAATAAGCCTGTAGGCTTTTTTATGTGGGTGCAAGAAACCCCTACAAAAGTTTCTATTTGGCGTTTTATGGTAGATGAACATCATCAAAATAAAGGTATTGGCCGCCAAGCACTATTCATGGCAATTGCAGAGATTAAAACGACCTCTAAGCTTGAACAAATCGAGATTTGTTATAACCCGCAAAACCCTGTAGCTAAGGATTTTTATTCTAGTTTTGGGTTTGAAGAAGTTGGCCTAGATGAAGACGAAGAAGATATGTTAGCCATTATTAATATAAAAAGTTAA
- a CDS encoding heparan-alpha-glucosaminide N-acetyltransferase domain-containing protein produces MNQRLKTIDLARGASVFIMIIVHTLWMYASTTLQSESAFGTVVHILGKGTASFLVAMGLSMALSRRQTPLLLIKRGIQLLLLAYLMNVAKFWLPIEVFNTMPEAFINAYGWQSPLSAGQLQFMVLTGDILQLAGISLLLFGALNIARWKTTWIAVLAIAIAVMSQFVRGQQFTLSPYISDLFFANNYQVYFPVFPWISAILTGYVLGRLYLSNQQNADYLYKVCAQLGAALLVIGGIWLAIDFKGQFGNFFHLNGGGISYLIGLNLCALAAIQFIFADKYNGPITRALLYASKHVTALYVIQWVLICWFMGALGYHTLSLWPTLCMMVLMTLLTFAVHKVYLKSKQSLTDITQKAKRTA; encoded by the coding sequence ATGAACCAACGTCTTAAAACGATTGATCTTGCGCGTGGTGCGAGCGTTTTTATTATGATTATTGTGCATACCTTATGGATGTATGCCTCCACGACGCTTCAAAGTGAAAGCGCATTTGGTACGGTTGTGCATATACTTGGCAAAGGCACCGCCTCGTTTTTGGTGGCAATGGGGCTATCTATGGCGCTTTCGCGCAGGCAAACACCTTTGCTATTAATTAAGCGTGGCATACAGCTTTTACTGCTTGCCTATTTAATGAATGTGGCCAAGTTTTGGCTACCTATTGAAGTATTTAATACCATGCCTGAGGCATTTATAAATGCTTATGGCTGGCAAAGTCCGCTCAGTGCTGGGCAGTTACAATTTATGGTGTTAACAGGTGATATTTTACAACTGGCTGGAATTAGCTTATTGCTGTTTGGGGCACTTAATATTGCCCGTTGGAAAACAACATGGATTGCGGTTTTAGCCATTGCAATTGCAGTTATGAGCCAGTTTGTAAGGGGGCAGCAATTTACGCTTTCACCTTATATCAGTGATTTGTTTTTTGCTAATAACTATCAGGTGTATTTTCCGGTATTTCCTTGGATAAGTGCGATATTAACGGGATATGTACTTGGTCGTTTATACCTTAGTAACCAACAAAATGCCGATTACTTATATAAAGTATGTGCACAACTTGGTGCTGCTTTACTGGTTATTGGCGGCATATGGTTAGCCATTGATTTTAAAGGACAGTTTGGCAACTTTTTCCATTTAAATGGCGGCGGTATTAGCTATTTAATTGGCTTAAATTTATGTGCACTAGCGGCTATACAGTTTATTTTTGCTGATAAATATAATGGCCCTATTACACGTGCTCTTTTATATGCCAGTAAACATGTAACCGCGCTCTATGTTATTCAATGGGTACTTATTTGCTGGTTTATGGGGGCGCTTGGTTATCATACCCTCAGCCTTTGGCCGACACTATGTATGATGGTACTGATGACTTTACTGACTTTTGCTGTGCACAAGGTTTATTTAAAAAGCAAACAAAGCCTCACAGACATTACGCAAAAAGCTAAACGTACAGCTTAA
- a CDS encoding heme ABC transporter ATP-binding protein: MITFNNLNIGFNTHRVLEGISGNIQAGQLVALIGENGAGKSTLLHTLAGMHPFEGDILFNTKPLHSFSKEQLASKRAVMMQSNHVGFDFSVFELIAMGRYPYTESLKTQANKVQKYASIMDLTHYLTRRMSALSGGEQQRVHMARTLAQLDAFTAQTEPKLMLLDEPTSALDMRHQHTLLSCVRTFVEQGNSAIIAIHDLNLASLYATNAILLHNQKVLQSGSINTVLTAQNLQQMYAMKLHVNPHPYNDAPMVFSQRQEFS, from the coding sequence ATGATCACGTTTAACAACCTCAATATAGGCTTTAACACCCATCGTGTTTTAGAGGGTATTAGCGGCAATATCCAAGCAGGACAACTTGTCGCACTGATAGGCGAAAATGGCGCAGGTAAATCGACCTTACTGCATACTTTGGCAGGCATGCATCCCTTTGAGGGAGATATACTATTTAATACCAAACCTTTGCATTCATTTTCTAAAGAGCAATTAGCTAGCAAGCGCGCTGTAATGATGCAAAGTAACCATGTTGGCTTTGATTTTAGTGTATTTGAACTCATTGCTATGGGTCGCTATCCCTATACAGAGTCTCTTAAAACACAAGCCAATAAAGTTCAAAAATATGCCTCAATTATGGATTTAACCCATTACCTAACACGTCGAATGAGTGCGCTTTCGGGCGGTGAACAACAACGTGTTCATATGGCACGCACATTAGCCCAGTTAGATGCTTTTACTGCGCAAACTGAGCCTAAATTAATGTTGCTCGATGAGCCAACATCAGCGCTAGATATGCGTCATCAACATACTTTACTTAGCTGTGTTAGAACCTTTGTAGAGCAAGGAAACAGCGCCATTATTGCTATACACGATCTTAATTTAGCAAGCCTTTATGCAACCAACGCTATTTTATTACACAACCAAAAAGTGCTGCAAAGCGGGTCTATAAATACCGTTTTAACAGCACAAAACTTACAACAAATGTACGCCATGAAATTGCACGTTAACCCTCATCCTTATAACGATGCGCCCATGGTTTTTTCTCAACGTCAGGAGTTTTCATGA
- a CDS encoding LysR family transcriptional regulator — protein sequence MINPTWLNTFCTLVEVNHFTQTAERLYMTQSGVSQHIKKLEQQVDCALLERHGKQFTLTVHGQNLYQQGSLLLKEWQFLEQQLKDDSPYSGLVKIQSPGSCGLKFYNQLLALQVEHKKLIIDYRFAPNTNVEQAVANHSADIGFLTQAPTLSEVTSHKIGKESLLLVTPAHIENPTWEVLCELGFIGHPDAKHHAQLLLSENYSEFEHVDQIKQTGFSNQISLILEPVSLGLGFTVLPAHAVSAFNKPALIKTHHLTKPISENIYVCHHRNRPLAKRMHCVIDAIKAG from the coding sequence ATGATAAATCCTACATGGTTAAACACGTTTTGTACTTTAGTTGAGGTAAACCATTTTACCCAAACCGCCGAGCGCCTTTATATGACCCAGTCAGGCGTAAGCCAACATATAAAAAAGTTAGAGCAGCAAGTAGATTGCGCCTTGCTTGAGCGCCACGGTAAACAATTTACGCTTACCGTACATGGGCAAAACTTGTATCAGCAAGGCAGCTTATTATTAAAAGAATGGCAGTTTTTAGAGCAGCAATTAAAAGATGATTCACCTTACAGCGGTTTAGTAAAAATACAGTCGCCAGGCAGTTGCGGGCTAAAGTTTTACAATCAACTATTAGCACTGCAAGTAGAGCACAAGAAGCTAATTATAGATTACCGCTTTGCTCCAAATACCAATGTTGAACAAGCGGTGGCCAATCATAGTGCCGATATTGGCTTTTTAACTCAAGCGCCTACCCTTAGTGAAGTTACCAGCCACAAAATTGGTAAAGAATCCCTATTATTAGTAACGCCCGCACATATAGAAAACCCAACGTGGGAGGTTTTATGTGAGCTTGGCTTTATTGGCCACCCCGATGCAAAACATCATGCGCAGCTTTTACTTAGCGAAAACTACAGTGAATTTGAACATGTTGATCAAATTAAGCAAACGGGGTTTTCTAACCAAATAAGTTTAATACTGGAGCCGGTAAGTTTAGGGCTGGGTTTTACGGTTTTACCCGCACACGCAGTAAGTGCTTTTAATAAACCTGCGCTTATTAAAACGCATCATTTAACCAAACCAATTAGCGAAAATATTTATGTGTGCCATCACCGAAATAGGCCGTTAGCAAAGCGTATGCATTGCGTTATTGACGCAATAAAAGCAGGCTAG
- a CDS encoding TonB-dependent hemoglobin/transferrin/lactoferrin family receptor: protein MNPFSFKFTALASLLISSGSTLAENVIDDHIVVSGSRFEQKLEDVTGSVTVITEQDIERQLAVDLQTMFKYDPSISSTGSGAGAQTLTVRGVGGNRVVFIKDGRRTNDGYAGGGGYLVGRNYFDVAGVKQVEVAKGAASSLYGSDALGGIVVITTKDPSDYLVDQQSLVKVALGYQGQSNQVAADITAAKDLGDFAISAVYSHRDSEEVQNYVEDLPGYDSRSDALLLKVEQKLDEKRTLKYTLDYFNQTTEQVITPSIQETEDEDTNISFALDYDSDMATAIFDKWYGQLSYSRYEQQSDQISAARNYIDYNDYGFEQDILGLKAVFSKEVKGENTEHEFVYGVDIDLYDTTRPRLKTRVLNDGTVDFTNEKQKAFPGADTSLVGVYMQDSIKFNETDWSLVAGIRYDHYALEAKKDALYADAELDDITESAFSPKLGVIYQVDDNLSWYGQYVRGFKIPPHDQAYQSHGVEPFYQILPNADLDPESSDSFEIGLRYASSDISVNLSTFYAAYDDFIETTIAGVEPTYISNVNKTFYQYQNISETQISGVEAGIAMYVTDDILLEANVAYVDGENKDSDQPLTSISPLNGSILVSTEFGNVNWTAAWRLAKSQSDVVLDTNGNKTTQGNGYGVVDLYANYQWQAWQMNVGLLNLLDKEYVPFELIAGQSKGTDFSQYSQPGRNVSARISYQF, encoded by the coding sequence ATGAATCCCTTTTCTTTTAAATTTACAGCATTAGCCTCTTTGTTAATTAGCTCTGGTAGCACACTGGCCGAAAATGTTATTGACGATCATATTGTGGTTAGTGGCTCTCGTTTTGAACAAAAGCTTGAAGATGTGACTGGCTCAGTAACGGTTATTACCGAACAAGATATTGAGCGTCAGCTCGCTGTAGATTTACAAACTATGTTTAAATACGATCCAAGTATCTCAAGTACTGGCAGTGGCGCAGGCGCGCAAACATTAACTGTACGAGGTGTTGGTGGCAACAGAGTTGTTTTTATTAAAGATGGAAGACGCACAAACGATGGCTACGCTGGCGGCGGCGGTTATTTAGTGGGTCGAAACTACTTTGATGTTGCGGGTGTTAAACAAGTTGAAGTTGCAAAAGGGGCGGCATCATCGCTATACGGTTCTGATGCACTAGGGGGAATTGTAGTAATAACAACTAAAGACCCGAGTGATTATTTAGTGGATCAACAAAGCTTAGTAAAAGTAGCGTTAGGTTATCAAGGCCAAAGCAATCAGGTTGCTGCTGATATTACAGCAGCAAAAGATTTAGGTGACTTTGCTATTAGCGCTGTTTATAGCCATCGCGATAGTGAAGAAGTACAAAACTACGTTGAAGATTTACCAGGTTACGATTCCCGCTCTGATGCTTTACTGCTTAAAGTTGAGCAAAAACTTGATGAAAAGCGGACCCTTAAATATACCTTAGATTACTTTAATCAAACAACAGAGCAAGTAATCACTCCATCCATTCAAGAAACCGAAGACGAAGACACAAATATCTCATTTGCACTCGATTATGATTCAGATATGGCAACAGCTATATTTGATAAATGGTATGGGCAACTATCTTATAGTCGATACGAGCAACAAAGTGACCAAATAAGCGCAGCTAGAAATTACATCGATTATAATGACTACGGGTTTGAGCAAGATATTTTAGGCTTAAAAGCGGTATTTAGTAAGGAAGTTAAAGGAGAAAATACCGAGCATGAATTTGTCTATGGAGTAGATATTGATTTATATGATACTACTCGACCACGCTTAAAAACCCGTGTATTAAATGATGGTACTGTTGATTTTACGAATGAAAAACAAAAAGCATTTCCCGGCGCCGATACTTCTTTAGTTGGTGTATATATGCAAGACAGTATTAAATTTAACGAGACTGATTGGTCGTTAGTTGCGGGTATTCGTTACGATCATTATGCACTTGAAGCCAAAAAAGATGCGTTATACGCTGACGCCGAGCTTGATGATATTACCGAGTCTGCGTTTTCACCAAAGCTGGGTGTGATTTATCAGGTAGACGATAATTTATCTTGGTATGGGCAATATGTTCGAGGCTTTAAAATACCGCCACACGACCAAGCCTATCAAAGCCATGGTGTTGAGCCATTTTATCAAATATTACCAAACGCAGATTTAGACCCTGAAAGCAGTGACTCATTCGAGATCGGATTAAGATACGCAAGTAGCGATATTAGTGTAAATCTAAGTACTTTTTATGCTGCCTATGATGACTTTATCGAAACAACAATCGCGGGTGTTGAGCCAACTTATATTTCTAATGTAAATAAAACATTTTACCAATACCAAAATATTAGCGAAACCCAGATCAGCGGTGTAGAAGCTGGTATTGCTATGTATGTCACCGACGATATTTTATTAGAAGCCAATGTTGCTTACGTAGATGGTGAAAACAAAGACTCTGATCAGCCACTTACTAGTATTAGCCCGTTAAATGGTTCTATATTAGTAAGCACTGAGTTTGGCAATGTTAATTGGACCGCTGCTTGGCGTTTAGCCAAGTCACAGTCTGATGTAGTACTTGATACTAATGGTAATAAAACAACACAAGGTAACGGTTATGGTGTTGTTGATTTATATGCAAATTATCAGTGGCAAGCATGGCAAATGAATGTAGGTTTACTTAACCTACTCGATAAAGAGTACGTACCGTTTGAACTCATTGCCGGTCAATCCAAAGGTACTGATTTTAGCCAATATAGCCAACCAGGACGTAATGTTTCGGCTCGGATAAGCTATCAGTTTTAA
- the azu gene encoding azurin — protein MKKLIALLSTTLLLSANTAYADECTLNIDANDMMQFSTKTLSAPKSCKQVTVQLSHTGKLPANVMGHNWVLSTEQNMQGIITDGNAAGLSNHYIKPNDSRVIGATDIIGGGKTTEVTFKTSGLTAGTDYTFFCSFPGHYAMMKGTFTLK, from the coding sequence ATGAAAAAATTAATAGCCTTACTAAGCACTACACTGCTACTGAGTGCCAATACAGCATATGCAGACGAATGCACACTAAATATAGATGCAAACGATATGATGCAGTTTTCAACTAAAACACTAAGCGCCCCTAAAAGCTGTAAGCAAGTGACCGTTCAACTTAGTCACACCGGTAAATTACCTGCTAATGTAATGGGCCATAACTGGGTGCTATCTACTGAGCAAAACATGCAAGGTATCATCACAGATGGCAACGCTGCAGGGCTTAGCAACCACTACATAAAGCCTAATGATAGTCGCGTGATTGGTGCTACAGACATTATTGGCGGCGGTAAAACAACCGAAGTTACTTTTAAAACCAGCGGCTTAACCGCCGGAACCGATTACACTTTCTTTTGCTCTTTTCCTGGCCATTACGCCATGATGAAAGGCACATTTACGCTTAAGTAA
- a CDS encoding ChaN family lipoprotein: MKNPFLALVLLSGLSGCSINTVSVSQSSSLYNYGLYNANGQRVNSILSESTLLNADVVLVGEWHTHPGVHLFQAELFQQLSTQNKPIALSLEQFSRADQQTLNLYLESKIGEQYLIDNTKAWPNYKSDYRALVELAKIQNSDVIAANAPKHIVTCIGRQGINYINKLDPQQRSFIAKEIDTSPSLYKERFMQSMHHGTASKNEKLYAAQVTWDETMAESIVNYISQNKGKQVIHLAGDFHVRNGEGIARVIKRIAPELNVVWVSPVSKVQSEQSGYQLEVNALPARYVQKAHQQAAFKALAKRGEKTQCQ, translated from the coding sequence ATGAAAAACCCATTTTTAGCACTTGTTTTACTCAGTGGATTATCAGGCTGCAGTATAAACACAGTATCAGTATCTCAAAGTTCATCCTTGTATAATTACGGGCTTTATAATGCAAATGGCCAGCGAGTTAATTCAATATTGTCAGAATCCACGCTTTTGAATGCCGATGTTGTTTTAGTCGGTGAATGGCATACACACCCCGGTGTGCACTTATTTCAGGCTGAGCTGTTTCAGCAATTAAGCACGCAAAATAAGCCTATTGCTCTATCGCTTGAGCAATTTAGTCGCGCTGATCAGCAAACACTAAACCTATACCTTGAGAGTAAAATTGGCGAACAATACTTAATTGATAACACTAAGGCTTGGCCTAATTATAAGAGCGATTATCGTGCGTTAGTGGAATTGGCGAAGATACAAAATAGCGATGTAATAGCTGCAAATGCGCCTAAACACATTGTTACCTGTATTGGTCGCCAAGGTATTAATTATATTAATAAACTCGACCCACAACAGCGTAGTTTTATTGCAAAAGAGATAGATACTTCTCCAAGCCTTTATAAAGAACGCTTTATGCAATCCATGCATCATGGAACGGCGAGTAAAAACGAAAAACTTTACGCCGCGCAAGTTACTTGGGACGAAACCATGGCTGAGTCTATCGTTAACTATATTAGTCAAAATAAGGGCAAGCAGGTTATACATTTAGCCGGTGATTTTCATGTGAGAAATGGTGAAGGCATAGCGCGGGTAATTAAGCGAATTGCCCCAGAGCTTAATGTTGTATGGGTTTCGCCAGTATCAAAAGTACAATCTGAGCAAAGTGGTTATCAATTAGAAGTTAACGCTTTGCCTGCTCGCTATGTGCAAAAAGCACATCAACAAGCTGCATTTAAAGCTTTAGCCAAACGAGGGGAGAAAACACAGTGCCAATAA
- a CDS encoding hemin ABC transporter substrate-binding protein — translation MKYLIFFLALATQSALAKERVISAGGTLTEIIYALEKQNSLVAVDQSSMYPQQATQLPQVGYYRDLAAEGVLSMRPTTLLALEGAGREQALKQIEATGVKVIHYKKPTSVNELLELIKHLGSDLDANLKAQNLITKIKKSLPTKAKTQTHNALFLLSANERGLVAAGQETVPNLLFNYAGITNIAATHTGFKAINSEVLAVSQPDFLVAPAHVVQSLGGKQAFCKQPTLRLLKAAQECQLLVMDSLLSLGMSPRIATAIQALHEYKTRL, via the coding sequence ATGAAGTACCTAATTTTTTTTCTGGCTTTAGCCACTCAATCAGCACTCGCGAAAGAGCGTGTGATCAGTGCTGGCGGCACATTAACTGAAATAATCTACGCACTAGAAAAACAAAATAGTTTAGTCGCGGTTGACCAATCAAGTATGTATCCGCAACAAGCAACACAGTTGCCACAGGTAGGTTACTATCGAGACCTAGCCGCTGAGGGAGTGCTTTCAATGCGCCCAACTACGTTACTTGCACTTGAAGGTGCAGGAAGAGAGCAGGCGCTCAAGCAAATAGAAGCGACCGGAGTGAAGGTTATTCACTATAAAAAGCCGACATCTGTAAATGAACTACTTGAGCTAATTAAGCACCTTGGTAGTGATTTAGATGCAAACCTAAAAGCTCAAAACCTAATTACTAAAATAAAAAAATCGTTACCTACTAAAGCAAAAACACAGACCCACAACGCTTTGTTTTTACTTTCAGCTAATGAGCGTGGGCTCGTCGCAGCAGGACAAGAAACGGTGCCCAACTTACTGTTTAACTATGCAGGCATTACCAATATAGCTGCTACGCATACAGGCTTTAAAGCAATTAACAGTGAAGTACTGGCAGTAAGTCAGCCCGATTTTTTAGTGGCGCCAGCGCATGTTGTGCAAAGCCTTGGTGGGAAACAAGCCTTTTGTAAACAGCCTACACTTCGTTTATTAAAAGCAGCGCAAGAGTGTCAGTTACTGGTCATGGACAGCTTACTTTCACTGGGCATGTCGCCGCGTATTGCAACTGCGATTCAAGCATTGCATGAGTATAAAACACGCTTATGA
- a CDS encoding HugZ family protein produces MREQALNDARTLVFKTHAGVMSTISNNLRGYPFGSVTPYMCDEQGRIYFFISDIAQHTKNLKQDSRMSLTIFDAADYGDQNEHGRVTLVGDGSIVAKEQSEVLLDKYIALYPEAASYRNAHDFQLWQLDVVRVRYIGGFGKIFWLEQNEWQAQPKKWDESQQQSMITHMNEDHQDAMSLILMQHYNVADNTPIMSGLLPTGFYIQSHKRNYFINFANECDSPLAVRKALVALTNQARNSSNQLAETV; encoded by the coding sequence ATGAGAGAGCAAGCATTAAACGACGCACGTACGCTCGTTTTTAAAACCCATGCCGGCGTAATGTCGACCATTTCAAATAATTTACGCGGCTATCCGTTTGGCTCTGTTACACCTTATATGTGTGACGAACAAGGTCGCATCTACTTTTTTATTAGTGACATAGCTCAGCATACCAAAAATTTAAAACAGGACTCACGCATGAGTCTGACTATTTTTGATGCCGCCGATTATGGCGATCAAAACGAACATGGGCGAGTAACACTCGTAGGTGATGGCTCTATTGTGGCAAAAGAGCAAAGCGAAGTGCTACTTGATAAATATATAGCTTTGTACCCTGAGGCTGCAAGCTATCGCAATGCGCATGATTTTCAGCTTTGGCAATTAGATGTAGTACGGGTGCGTTATATTGGCGGTTTTGGAAAAATATTTTGGCTTGAGCAAAACGAGTGGCAAGCTCAGCCTAAAAAGTGGGATGAAAGCCAGCAGCAAAGCATGATCACTCATATGAATGAAGATCATCAAGATGCTATGTCGCTGATATTAATGCAGCACTATAACGTAGCCGATAACACTCCAATAATGAGCGGCCTACTACCCACAGGCTTTTATATACAAAGCCACAAGCGTAATTACTTTATTAATTTTGCGAACGAGTGCGATAGCCCATTAGCCGTGCGAAAAGCACTTGTAGCCTTAACAAACCAAGCTCGAAACAGCTCAAATCAACTAGCGGAGACAGTATGA
- a CDS encoding iron ABC transporter permease: protein MSTLTLNRFNAITLSNPHKWMLLSYGCIFALTLLSIGYGAAGWDWRLAIAWLAPEHFSQFDALQINVVTQIRLPRFVLAVMVGLVLAQTGAATQALCRNPLADPSIIGISAGAAMVAVAFIALSAQFNFNAQHYLPYASFLGALSVTSLVYLVSKQQKQININTLILVGVAINALAFAVIGLLSFYADDSALRLINYWTMGSLGGASWDNIKQASPLLLLSLIGLWRLKEPMNLLLIGESQAQYLGVDTSKLKLYVIILVALGVGAVVALTGLIGFVGLVVPHIARLMVGPHLRNMLPLCMLLGVIVLLLSDWLARLVVMPAELPIGIITALLGAPLFIYLIIKNKRDWS, encoded by the coding sequence ATGAGCACGTTAACTTTGAATCGTTTTAACGCCATAACACTGAGTAATCCGCATAAGTGGATGCTATTAAGTTATGGCTGTATTTTTGCTTTAACATTACTTAGCATAGGCTATGGAGCCGCAGGATGGGATTGGCGTTTAGCTATTGCATGGCTAGCTCCTGAACATTTTAGTCAATTTGATGCGCTACAAATCAATGTGGTTACACAAATACGCCTGCCTCGTTTTGTCCTTGCAGTGATGGTGGGTTTAGTACTTGCACAAACAGGAGCTGCAACCCAAGCGCTGTGTCGTAACCCGCTTGCTGATCCCTCTATTATTGGTATAAGCGCAGGCGCTGCAATGGTCGCGGTTGCTTTTATCGCCCTTAGTGCACAATTTAATTTTAACGCCCAACACTACTTACCTTATGCCTCATTTTTGGGCGCACTATCAGTAACGTCGCTGGTATATTTAGTCTCAAAACAACAAAAACAAATTAATATAAATACGCTTATATTAGTCGGTGTCGCTATTAATGCATTGGCATTTGCTGTTATTGGGTTATTAAGTTTTTATGCTGATGACAGCGCACTGCGGTTAATTAACTATTGGACCATGGGCTCATTAGGCGGTGCGAGTTGGGATAATATAAAACAAGCGAGTCCTTTGCTTTTACTGAGCCTTATCGGGCTATGGCGATTAAAAGAGCCAATGAATTTACTTCTTATTGGTGAATCACAAGCTCAATACTTAGGGGTAGATACCAGCAAGCTTAAATTATACGTCATTATATTAGTGGCATTGGGCGTAGGTGCGGTAGTTGCGCTAACAGGTTTAATTGGCTTTGTTGGTTTAGTTGTCCCTCATATCGCACGCCTCATGGTTGGGCCACATTTACGGAATATGCTGCCACTTTGTATGCTTTTAGGTGTGATTGTGTTGCTACTTTCAGATTGGTTGGCACGCTTGGTTGTTATGCCTGCGGAGCTGCCAATTGGCATTATAACGGCGTTACTTGGCGCTCCACTATTTATATATTTGATCATTAAAAATAAGCGAGATTGGTCATGA